Proteins from a genomic interval of Treponema succinifaciens DSM 2489:
- a CDS encoding FibroRumin system radical SAM peptide maturase produces the protein MKFSKYTHAFSLGNDIALYNSLRMKPVYLPKDKYFLIKNFLSSDSENISDDIKNEINELGKYKIIIKNDETDSKILDFVKSKIPESAVNICYFILSEQCNLACKYCFLGNNNKDKRIKFHKENMTKEIAEKGVAYFVKQLELQPLDESRKPNIIFYGGEPLINFEILDFVVCKFEELKESHPVLKNIEYSIVTNGLLLTEERLRRLHQLKVAIAISIDGCDEKANQMRVDTAGNTVFNKIIKTLDLAKSIEIPVSLSITLTEESIKNKDAMLELIKKYDIKGLGFNIMMSDSNTKLPESYNVAAANFIIDMFKELRKLGIYEDRIMRKLKSFTSSQVYFSDCAATSGAQIVIASNGEIGICHGCLADRKYFSQNVAKIDFDPKSDSIWKEWSLLSPILKDECQDCEALGICGGGCPINATNEKEENSIHSLDTRFCTHAKSTLEFFISDLYRIISGKEEKCQKISL, from the coding sequence ATGAAATTTTCAAAATATACACATGCTTTTAGTCTTGGTAATGATATTGCCTTGTACAATTCTTTAAGAATGAAACCTGTTTATTTGCCAAAAGATAAATATTTCTTAATTAAAAATTTTCTTTCAAGTGATTCTGAAAATATTTCAGACGATATAAAAAATGAAATAAATGAACTTGGAAAATATAAAATCATTATAAAGAATGATGAAACAGATTCAAAAATTTTGGATTTTGTAAAATCTAAAATCCCAGAGTCTGCTGTGAATATTTGTTATTTTATTCTTTCAGAGCAGTGTAATTTGGCTTGTAAATATTGTTTTTTGGGAAATAACAACAAGGACAAAAGAATCAAATTTCATAAAGAAAATATGACAAAAGAAATTGCTGAAAAAGGTGTTGCTTATTTCGTTAAACAATTAGAACTTCAGCCATTAGATGAATCAAGAAAACCAAATATAATTTTCTATGGTGGAGAACCTTTAATCAATTTTGAAATACTTGACTTCGTTGTTTGTAAATTTGAAGAATTAAAAGAATCTCATCCAGTCTTAAAAAACATTGAATATTCCATTGTAACAAATGGTTTGCTTTTAACCGAAGAAAGATTAAGAAGATTGCATCAATTGAAAGTAGCAATTGCAATTTCGATTGATGGCTGTGATGAAAAAGCTAATCAAATGCGTGTAGATACTGCAGGAAACACGGTTTTTAATAAAATAATAAAAACACTCGATTTGGCAAAATCTATAGAAATTCCTGTTTCGTTATCAATTACGCTTACGGAAGAAAGCATAAAAAATAAAGATGCTATGCTTGAGTTGATAAAAAAGTATGATATTAAAGGTCTTGGATTTAATATCATGATGTCTGACTCTAATACAAAATTACCAGAATCATACAATGTTGCGGCTGCAAATTTTATAATTGATATGTTCAAAGAACTTAGAAAACTTGGAATTTATGAAGATAGAATAATGCGCAAGTTAAAATCTTTCACAAGTTCTCAAGTTTATTTCTCTGATTGTGCGGCAACGTCAGGTGCTCAAATCGTTATTGCTTCAAATGGTGAAATAGGAATTTGTCATGGTTGCTTAGCAGACAGAAAATATTTCAGTCAAAATGTTGCTAAAATTGATTTTGATCCAAAATCAGATTCAATTTGGAAAGAATGGAGTTTACTTTCACCAATTTTGAAGGATGAATGTCAGGATTGTGAAGCTCTTGGAATTTGTGGAGGTGGTTGTCCTATAAATGCAACAAATGAAAAAGAAGAAAATTCAATTCATTCTCTTGATACAAGATTTTGCACTCATGCAAAATCAACTTTGGAATTTTTCATTAGCGACTTATACAGAATTATTTCTGGAAAAGAGGAAAAATGTCAGAAAATATCATTGTAG
- a CDS encoding ATP-binding cassette domain-containing protein encodes MSENIIVEGIQTNNLKNIDVEIIKNGINVIIGPSGSGKSSLAYDTVAEIGLHELNSMYSDTISEPRYKVRSYKNIITSIPIKQMNNNNNIHSTIGTYFNISQYLCVIFATVLNKDYDFFVLNKKENICQTCHGLGYKKDLDINRIVDYDKTVENIPIKCWTRYKDFYSAILKDFCIDNKIDYTKKFRDLSAKEKELILYGQSSKKYSERYKTVNRLASRTSNYYGIMLKKPMMVNFEPSSIFYTQVICKDCCGEKYSSEHRDYKVENLSIGEVHCLPLKELLQWIELVKKNESSENLKFSINQVHLFVSKAVELNLGHLSLNRIIPSLSGGELQRLRLVQVFNSQLNNLLIILDEPLAGLSKKEKDLVFNNVKTLSKKHTLLIVDHHSVFFDDAAKIISMGERSGKFGGSIIDTKAYIKTQQENFSLPVLQIDKTEKIKIENTVYGYKGINIEIAKQRMNIITGSSGVGKSTLLREYLPQHFEKYAYINQKSLSGNSHSFVATNLDVFNPMLDLFAKKFKKDKLFFSNVSGADGACPICGGTGKLIYGTDNDDRVSVDCKDCKGTGFNKDLAKYKIQDKNLFDIWYMTIDEAVDYYEKQNPKITEALKKAQEILLGHLQLGQLTSTLSGGENIRIKVLKSLKSTAEIYGIDEPFRGLNNYEMHKVAAFLSKMVTDGKTIIVVDHEEEAFKYFSKHIELVKNNNWLEGKY; translated from the coding sequence ATGTCAGAAAATATCATTGTAGAAGGAATTCAAACAAATAATCTAAAAAATATTGATGTTGAGATTATTAAAAATGGAATTAATGTTATTATAGGGCCATCTGGAAGTGGAAAATCTTCTCTTGCTTATGATACAGTTGCTGAAATTGGTTTACATGAATTAAATTCAATGTATTCTGATACAATAAGTGAACCTCGCTATAAAGTCCGTTCTTATAAAAATATAATAACATCAATTCCAATAAAACAAATGAATAACAATAACAATATTCATTCAACAATTGGAACATATTTTAATATTAGTCAGTATTTATGTGTTATTTTTGCGACAGTTTTAAATAAAGATTATGATTTCTTTGTTTTGAATAAAAAAGAAAATATTTGTCAAACTTGTCATGGATTGGGATATAAAAAAGATTTGGACATAAATAGAATTGTTGATTATGACAAGACTGTAGAAAATATCCCTATAAAATGCTGGACTCGATACAAAGATTTTTACAGCGCAATTTTAAAGGATTTTTGTATTGATAATAAAATTGATTACACAAAAAAATTTCGTGATTTATCTGCAAAGGAAAAAGAACTTATTTTATATGGTCAAAGTTCAAAAAAATATTCCGAACGATACAAAACTGTTAATCGTTTAGCAAGCAGAACTTCAAACTACTATGGCATAATGCTCAAAAAACCGATGATGGTAAATTTTGAGCCAAGTTCGATTTTTTACACACAAGTAATTTGTAAAGATTGTTGTGGCGAAAAATATTCTTCGGAACATCGTGATTATAAAGTTGAAAATCTTTCCATTGGGGAAGTTCACTGTTTGCCATTAAAAGAACTCTTACAATGGATTGAGTTAGTCAAAAAAAATGAATCCAGTGAAAATTTGAAATTCTCAATAAATCAAGTTCATTTATTTGTTTCAAAAGCTGTTGAACTGAATTTAGGTCACTTGAGTTTGAATCGAATTATTCCTTCTTTGTCAGGCGGAGAACTTCAGCGATTACGATTAGTTCAGGTTTTTAACTCTCAGTTAAATAATCTTTTAATAATTCTTGATGAACCATTAGCAGGTCTTTCTAAAAAAGAAAAGGATTTGGTTTTCAATAATGTCAAAACACTGTCCAAAAAACACACCCTTTTAATTGTAGATCATCATTCTGTATTTTTTGATGATGCAGCAAAAATAATTTCAATGGGTGAAAGAAGTGGAAAATTTGGTGGTTCAATAATTGATACAAAAGCGTATATAAAAACGCAACAAGAAAATTTTTCTTTGCCAGTTCTTCAAATTGATAAAACTGAAAAAATCAAAATTGAAAATACAGTTTATGGCTATAAAGGCATAAATATTGAAATTGCTAAACAAAGAATGAATATTATTACAGGCAGTTCTGGAGTTGGAAAATCAACTTTGTTAAGAGAGTATCTACCACAGCATTTTGAAAAATATGCATATATAAATCAGAAATCCTTGTCTGGAAATAGTCATTCATTTGTTGCTACAAATTTAGATGTTTTTAATCCTATGCTTGATTTGTTTGCAAAAAAATTCAAAAAAGATAAATTGTTTTTTTCAAATGTATCAGGGGCGGATGGTGCTTGTCCGATTTGTGGAGGCACAGGTAAGTTAATATATGGCACAGACAATGATGATAGAGTTTCTGTAGATTGTAAGGATTGTAAAGGCACTGGGTTTAATAAAGATTTAGCAAAATATAAGATTCAAGATAAGAATCTCTTTGATATTTGGTATATGACTATTGATGAAGCTGTTGATTATTACGAGAAACAAAATCCAAAAATTACGGAGGCATTAAAAAAAGCTCAAGAAATTTTACTTGGACATTTACAATTAGGTCAACTTACTTCCACTCTTTCTGGTGGTGAAAACATAAGAATAAAAGTTTTGAAGTCATTAAAAAGTACAGCAGAAATTTATGGAATTGATGAGCCATTCAGAGGTTTGAATAATTATGAAATGCATAAAGTCGCCGCCTTTTTATCAAAAATGGTAACTGATGGAAAAACAATTATTGTTGTAGACCATGAGGAAGAGGCTTTCAAATATTTTTCTAAGCATATCGAATTAGTAAAAAATAACAATTGGTTGGAGGGAAAATATTGA
- a CDS encoding GTP pyrophosphokinase has protein sequence MYQSLITSLLFDGNDISNPQIEGRVKDRKSCIDKFERKYLDEFESNISIDDIKEKITDFVGIRIICYYEDEIEKIEKVIRANFDVIDKTDKTQKLKDSNIFGYKGIHLDVRLSKERLNLDEYKKVSKFSVEIQIRTIIQHAWSSLDHKIIYKNERSPEITKAAERLAALFEIADSEFLRLRNETQKQEKLSEEKIKASEDKSEKSSEIISLMTFKSFLNLKFQKYNFYEHRTNAILQEILRCNSTFSISQLTDSFESNIKDVEKYKHDNEKILSMNPYTILRHILYVHDNETFSALLTDIQKNNFDSFIKKIDS, from the coding sequence ATGTACCAGTCTTTGATAACATCACTTCTGTTTGATGGAAATGATATTTCTAATCCTCAGATCGAAGGAAGAGTAAAAGATAGAAAAAGTTGCATTGACAAATTTGAACGAAAATATTTAGATGAATTTGAAAGCAATATTTCTATAGATGATATAAAAGAAAAGATAACTGATTTTGTTGGTATTCGAATAATATGTTATTATGAGGATGAAATTGAAAAAATAGAAAAAGTTATTCGAGCAAATTTTGATGTTATTGATAAAACGGATAAAACACAAAAGCTAAAGGATTCAAATATTTTTGGCTATAAAGGAATTCATTTAGATGTTAGATTATCAAAAGAGAGATTAAATTTGGATGAATATAAGAAAGTTTCAAAATTTTCTGTTGAAATTCAAATACGAACAATTATACAACATGCTTGGAGTTCTCTTGATCATAAGATAATTTATAAAAATGAAAGGTCTCCAGAAATTACAAAAGCTGCAGAACGACTTGCTGCATTATTTGAAATAGCTGATTCTGAATTTTTAAGATTAAGAAATGAAACTCAAAAACAAGAAAAACTCTCTGAAGAAAAAATAAAGGCTTCTGAGGATAAATCTGAAAAATCTTCCGAAATTATAAGTTTAATGACTTTTAAAAGTTTTCTAAATTTAAAATTTCAAAAATATAATTTTTATGAACATCGTACTAATGCTATTTTACAAGAAATTCTTAGATGTAATTCAACTTTTAGTATTAGTCAATTAACAGATTCTTTTGAAAGCAATATTAAAGATGTAGAAAAATATAAACATGATAATGAAAAAATTTTATCGATGAACCCATACACAATATTAAGACATATTTTATATGTACATGATAATGAAACTTTTTCTGCATTATTAACAGATATACAAAAAAATAATTTTGACAGTTTTATAAAAAAAATTGACAGCTAA
- a CDS encoding IS110 family transposase produces MPPGLQNRGFGRKLGIENNKHDLPHAKRSTTMNNVTENTKVIYVGIDVHKDTNSFCAYDSREDKLFAEHKSSSKFENTLHYLKNLQKSVGQDAVFLIGYEAGPTGYGLCRKLQKEDFACVIIAPSTIAKAPGQKVKTDRMDARLLAKTLAFKTYSPVCLPSEKLEAIKEYTRVRTAKITMLKKAKQNLLSFLLRMGLPYPQSGHYWTQAHMAWLRTMNFADKWLQESFEEYHAEVITLMDKVQRIEAKILELCKDDEVREKIDALVCISGISYVSAISIVAEIGDFSRFSKAKSFVSFIGLCPGEDSSGNRVRHTAITKAGNSRVRSLLVECAGSLRMHSVVTAKSVRVKERQKNASAAIVSYADKCTLRLRKRMLYLSQKGLPYNLVTTAGARELACFVWGMMNFVDNRKTALNKIDEGELSDIQKTVEEFIAQ; encoded by the coding sequence GTGCCACCAGGTTTGCAGAATCGAGGGTTCGGTCGTAAACTTGGAATAGAAAACAACAAGCATGACCTGCCTCATGCAAAAAGGAGCACTACAATGAACAATGTAACAGAGAACACAAAAGTAATCTATGTCGGAATTGACGTGCACAAGGACACAAATTCTTTCTGTGCTTATGACAGCCGTGAAGACAAATTATTCGCGGAGCACAAAAGCTCTTCCAAATTTGAAAACACGCTTCACTACCTGAAGAACCTTCAAAAATCAGTCGGGCAAGATGCAGTTTTTCTTATTGGATACGAGGCAGGTCCCACAGGATACGGACTTTGCAGAAAACTTCAAAAAGAAGACTTCGCCTGCGTCATTATCGCCCCATCGACAATAGCAAAGGCACCTGGTCAGAAAGTCAAGACAGACAGGATGGACGCCCGCCTTCTTGCAAAGACTCTCGCCTTCAAAACCTACAGCCCTGTCTGCCTTCCTTCTGAAAAACTTGAGGCGATAAAGGAATATACACGGGTCAGGACGGCAAAAATCACCATGCTCAAAAAAGCAAAGCAGAACCTCCTTTCTTTCCTGCTGCGAATGGGCTTGCCTTATCCTCAGAGCGGCCATTACTGGACGCAGGCTCACATGGCTTGGCTCAGGACGATGAACTTCGCTGACAAGTGGCTTCAGGAATCATTTGAGGAATATCACGCCGAAGTAATAACGCTCATGGACAAAGTTCAGAGAATTGAGGCGAAGATTCTGGAACTCTGCAAGGATGATGAAGTGAGGGAAAAAATTGATGCTCTGGTGTGCATCTCTGGAATCAGTTATGTCTCCGCTATTTCGATTGTCGCGGAAATCGGGGATTTTTCCCGTTTTTCAAAGGCGAAGTCCTTCGTAAGCTTTATAGGACTTTGTCCCGGCGAGGATTCAAGCGGAAATAGAGTACGGCACACGGCGATTACGAAAGCTGGGAATTCAAGAGTCAGAAGTCTTCTTGTTGAGTGTGCGGGAAGCCTTAGAATGCATTCTGTTGTCACGGCAAAATCAGTCAGGGTAAAAGAGCGGCAGAAAAATGCGTCCGCCGCCATCGTTTCTTACGCGGACAAGTGCACGCTCAGGCTCAGAAAAAGAATGCTTTATCTTTCCCAAAAAGGGCTCCCCTACAATCTAGTAACGACGGCGGGGGCAAGGGAGCTTGCATGTTTTGTCTGGGGAATGATGAATTTTGTTGACAACAGGAAAACTGCCTTGAACAAAATTGATGAGGGGGAGCTTTCCGACATTCAAAAAACGGTCGAGGAGTTTATTGCGCAATGA
- a CDS encoding TM2 domain-containing protein, producing the protein MDDLEKRKIYNLIQLALQAFQSNKYQINSYTPYYGENGTSGIKFSVKVNETELAFFAGFSTDKKYENQLLFGVLKSDCNEKVSKLKHLDDDENGNKIQEKIKIDTRFTSLEENSQKEKISKWLNEQIRTFLSMYSLFNGSLKKSSNKEQNPIKRKLILSFTCLLFGCLGVHRFLLRQWGSGFLQLFTMGGFYIWWIIDTIRLFTGNYPDSDGILLKDKIREYKDANKVEYEKEIESYENIDTKTWFKIVELPWLITVLGIVPSCFCPIFAETNEIVFIALAAVSSIIFLIGLISIFATIGKKRKIRIVNDIPITKNPYTWFLSKIGKAVCGTTILVLGIGIFVLIAIFTTSVSKSLSSGSTSSKRATSGSSGSTRGSNSASTEKSNKTSIKYYYCEYCGHKEINLKLLLSGHCNRHPTAPYSVHHKLYEGTIKSDYYCKYCGHKERTIDHLTSGYCQKHPNGSGKGHHLPAL; encoded by the coding sequence ATGGACGATTTAGAAAAAAGAAAAATTTACAATCTTATTCAGTTGGCTCTTCAAGCTTTCCAAAGCAATAAATATCAAATAAACTCCTACACCCCTTATTATGGAGAAAACGGAACAAGTGGAATAAAATTTTCTGTAAAAGTTAATGAAACCGAACTTGCATTTTTCGCAGGATTTTCCACAGACAAAAAATATGAAAACCAGCTTCTCTTCGGAGTATTAAAATCTGACTGTAATGAAAAAGTATCAAAACTAAAACATTTAGATGATGACGAAAATGGAAATAAGATTCAAGAAAAAATTAAAATTGATACGAGATTTACATCTTTAGAAGAAAACTCGCAAAAAGAGAAAATCTCAAAATGGTTAAATGAGCAGATTAGAACATTTTTATCAATGTATTCATTATTTAATGGTTCACTAAAAAAATCATCAAACAAAGAACAAAATCCTATAAAGAGAAAACTTATTCTTTCATTCACTTGCCTTTTGTTCGGTTGTCTTGGTGTTCATAGATTCTTGCTTCGACAATGGGGAAGCGGTTTTTTACAACTTTTCACCATGGGTGGTTTTTACATATGGTGGATTATCGATACGATTCGCCTTTTTACAGGAAATTATCCCGATTCAGACGGCATTTTATTAAAAGATAAAATTAGAGAGTATAAAGATGCTAATAAAGTTGAATATGAAAAAGAAATTGAATCGTATGAAAATATAGATACAAAGACATGGTTCAAAATCGTTGAACTGCCTTGGCTTATAACAGTACTTGGAATAGTGCCGAGTTGCTTTTGTCCGATATTTGCAGAAACAAACGAAATTGTATTTATTGCATTGGCTGCAGTTAGTAGCATCATTTTCTTGATTGGACTTATATCAATTTTTGCAACAATCGGTAAGAAAAGAAAAATTCGAATTGTAAATGACATTCCTATCACTAAAAATCCATATACATGGTTTTTAAGTAAAATCGGAAAAGCAGTTTGCGGAACTACAATTCTTGTTTTGGGTATTGGAATATTTGTATTAATTGCAATATTTACAACTTCAGTTAGTAAAAGTCTATCTAGTGGAAGTACTTCTTCAAAAAGAGCGACTTCTGGAAGTTCAGGTTCAACAAGAGGAAGTAATTCAGCCTCGACAGAAAAAAGCAATAAAACCTCAATCAAATATTATTATTGTGAATATTGTGGTCATAAAGAGATTAATTTAAAACTATTACTTAGTGGGCATTGTAATAGGCATCCAACAGCTCCTTATAGTGTACATCACAAATTATATGAAGGAACGATAAAATCTGATTACTATTGCAAATACTGCGGTCATAAAGAAAGAACAATAGATCATCTTACAAGTGGATATTGTCAGAAACATCCAAATGGTAGTGGTAAAGGACACCATCTACCAGCACTTTGA
- a CDS encoding PD-(D/E)XK nuclease family protein, with protein MQFSETKDLLEKVEPIIKKARKAQDEKEKSGECFNTFKILGVQKNEVRLHSAFLSEILDPKAVHGLGDYFLKPFVKKVTKIETELDTKNAEVSVEESIGAISEDGKTGGRFDIAIKFHNPDYLILIENKIDAGDQISQLQRYNNYAKKNYKDNYKILYLTVDGHNPSRLSLGKAKIPYQCISYKNDIKNWLTECIEKIDTRPFVDISVRQYIAVIEELTNTELEDTMKKEIIEKLYSKENLELAKVADEFANIWEEKDLVISRIIAEKLISEGFSDNGGQVYKKLDDNLKTYFEYENYSPNLGFKTEKKFENKKALKQVLASTGCSEFIMQNLEDSGNWLSFYFTYGTDRTIEDFYQAIKNVLDQLENGFKKISQ; from the coding sequence ATGCAATTTTCAGAGACAAAAGACTTGCTTGAAAAAGTAGAGCCTATAATCAAAAAAGCAAGAAAAGCGCAGGATGAAAAGGAAAAGTCTGGCGAATGCTTCAACACATTCAAAATTCTGGGAGTCCAAAAGAATGAAGTGCGTCTCCATTCGGCATTTTTGAGCGAGATTCTAGACCCTAAAGCCGTTCACGGACTTGGCGACTACTTCTTAAAGCCCTTTGTAAAAAAAGTGACAAAAATAGAAACTGAACTTGATACCAAAAATGCAGAAGTGTCTGTTGAAGAGTCTATCGGAGCGATAAGCGAGGACGGAAAGACAGGCGGAAGATTTGACATTGCCATAAAATTCCACAATCCAGACTATCTCATCTTGATAGAAAACAAAATAGATGCCGGCGACCAGATTTCTCAGTTACAAAGATACAACAATTATGCGAAGAAAAATTATAAAGACAACTACAAAATTCTGTATTTGACCGTAGATGGACATAATCCATCAAGACTTTCTTTGGGAAAAGCAAAGATTCCATACCAATGCATTTCGTATAAAAACGACATAAAAAACTGGCTCACAGAATGCATTGAAAAGATTGACACAAGGCCATTTGTTGACATTTCTGTACGTCAATATATTGCGGTCATAGAAGAGCTTACGAATACCGAACTGGAGGATACTATGAAAAAGGAAATCATCGAAAAACTTTATTCAAAAGAAAATCTTGAACTTGCAAAAGTTGCAGATGAGTTTGCAAATATATGGGAAGAAAAAGATTTGGTCATTTCTCGTATTATTGCAGAGAAACTGATTTCGGAAGGATTTTCTGATAATGGCGGTCAAGTTTACAAAAAACTTGACGACAATCTTAAGACATATTTCGAATATGAAAATTATTCTCCAAATCTTGGTTTCAAGACCGAAAAGAAGTTTGAAAACAAAAAAGCACTTAAGCAGGTTTTGGCGTCCACCGGATGCTCTGAGTTTATAATGCAAAATCTTGAAGATTCCGGTAATTGGTTAAGCTTTTACTTCACTTATGGCACAGATAGAACGATTGAAGATTTTTATCAAGCTATAAAGAATGTGCTTGACCAGCTTGAAAACGGATTCAAGAAAATCTCACAATAA
- a CDS encoding PIN domain-containing protein, which produces MTYFLDTNVIIDLLNGNSNVLAAFKNAYTFDTIKIPDLVYYEVLRGFEYSDPKNQKTGFEIFANHCGIVYMDKSVLEEAAKQYAYLRKNGITIDDDDILIGSFAIEKESVLVTNNTKHFKNLNGIQLVNWKE; this is translated from the coding sequence ATGACATATTTTCTCGATACGAATGTAATCATCGACTTACTGAACGGAAATTCGAATGTTCTTGCTGCCTTTAAAAACGCATATACTTTTGATACGATAAAAATTCCTGATTTGGTCTACTATGAGGTTCTTCGTGGCTTTGAATATTCTGACCCTAAAAATCAAAAGACCGGATTTGAGATTTTTGCAAATCATTGTGGCATTGTGTATATGGATAAATCTGTTTTGGAAGAAGCTGCTAAACAATATGCATATTTGAGAAAAAATGGAATCACGATTGATGACGATGATATACTCATCGGCTCTTTTGCTATTGAAAAAGAATCTGTCCTCGTTACAAATAATACAAAGCATTTTAAGAATCTAAACGGAATCCAACTTGTAAATTGGAAAGAATAA
- a CDS encoding GNAT family N-acetyltransferase — protein sequence MEIRELTKNDLPSLLELYIQLSENNKNITLEKSKEIWIKQIQENPNIKYFGAVENGKVVSTCYCVIIPNLTNFCQPICFVENVVTDKNHRNQGLGKKVIDKAIETAKKHNCYKVILLSGIARKEAHQFYENLGFSSETKKAFDMRI from the coding sequence ATGGAAATTCGAGAATTAACAAAAAACGATTTGCCCTCTCTATTAGAATTATACATACAATTATCAGAAAATAATAAAAATATAACTTTAGAAAAATCAAAAGAAATTTGGATCAAACAAATTCAAGAAAATCCAAATATAAAATATTTTGGTGCCGTTGAAAATGGAAAAGTCGTTTCAACTTGCTATTGTGTAATAATTCCTAATCTTACAAATTTCTGTCAGCCAATTTGTTTTGTAGAAAATGTTGTAACTGATAAAAACCACAGAAATCAGGGGCTAGGGAAAAAAGTAATCGACAAAGCCATAGAAACAGCAAAAAAACATAACTGCTACAAAGTAATCCTTTTAAGTGGAATTGCAAGAAAAGAAGCGCACCAGTTTTATGAAAATTTAGGATTTAGTAGTGAAACAAAAAAGGCTTTTGACATGAGAATATGA
- a CDS encoding type II toxin-antitoxin system RelE/ParE family toxin gives MYRKVTFYTTSDGKCPVAEFIDSQPAKVAQKIAWVLKAVQEIEKVPKTYFKKLSDTDFYEVRIELGGNIYRLLGFFHNGNIVILTNGFQKKTQKTPKSEIEVCEARMKDFLKRSKENGK, from the coding sequence ATGTACAGAAAAGTGACATTCTATACAACTTCCGACGGAAAATGTCCTGTCGCGGAGTTTATAGATTCTCAACCGGCAAAAGTTGCTCAGAAAATAGCGTGGGTTCTTAAGGCTGTTCAGGAAATTGAAAAAGTTCCAAAAACATACTTTAAGAAATTATCAGATACCGATTTCTACGAAGTCAGAATTGAGTTGGGTGGAAATATTTATCGGCTGCTAGGATTCTTTCACAATGGAAATATTGTAATTCTTACAAATGGTTTCCAAAAGAAGACTCAGAAAACACCGAAATCTGAAATTGAAGTTTGTGAAGCAAGAATGAAAGATTTTTTGAAAAGGAGTAAAGAAAATGGCAAATAA
- a CDS encoding helix-turn-helix domain-containing protein yields the protein MANKTFDLDDYISQRKEKDSEFAKNFDTGYEEFKIGMMIKEMRLESGMTQEQLAEKLETKKSVISRMENHSEDVRLSTLQKVASVFGKQLKVAML from the coding sequence ATGGCAAATAAAACATTTGATTTAGATGATTATATTTCTCAGCGTAAAGAAAAAGATTCAGAATTTGCAAAAAATTTTGATACAGGTTATGAAGAATTCAAAATCGGCATGATGATAAAAGAAATGCGGCTAGAAAGCGGAATGACACAAGAACAACTTGCCGAAAAACTTGAAACAAAAAAAAGTGTCATTTCAAGAATGGAAAATCATTCCGAAGATGTCCGATTGTCTACTTTGCAAAAAGTAGCTTCTGTATTCGGAAAACAACTTAAGGTTGCAATGTTGTAA
- a CDS encoding SIMPL domain-containing protein, producing the protein MNNRTIVITGTSTLNVKTDYVKIKFDIDKKDLSYEKTLLLLIEQIDAITKIVLKNGFTKNDLKTTDFNVEKDTKYDNKSKEYHFVGYMARETLNLSFPIDNKKINSILHDVCAEIKDVDFNISFYCYNPNKYENELIKLAVEDAKQKALLITDTIGVKLKQIERIDYSFSEVHIDNSLEYDLAPEICCQETTIGVIPDMEPEDTKLNKSITIVWEIE; encoded by the coding sequence ATGAATAATAGAACAATTGTCATCACAGGAACTTCTACGCTCAATGTAAAAACAGACTATGTAAAAATCAAATTTGATATTGATAAAAAGGATTTATCATATGAAAAAACTTTGTTGTTATTGATTGAACAAATTGATGCAATCACAAAAATTGTATTAAAAAATGGTTTTACAAAAAATGATTTAAAAACAACAGATTTTAATGTAGAAAAAGATACGAAATATGATAATAAATCAAAGGAGTACCATTTTGTTGGATACATGGCTCGAGAAACCTTAAATCTATCATTCCCAATTGACAATAAAAAAATAAATTCCATTCTTCACGATGTGTGTGCTGAAATAAAAGATGTTGATTTTAATATTTCTTTTTACTGCTATAATCCAAATAAATACGAAAATGAACTCATAAAACTAGCAGTAGAAGACGCAAAACAAAAAGCATTATTGATTACGGATACAATAGGTGTAAAACTAAAGCAGATAGAAAGAATAGACTATTCATTTTCAGAAGTCCATATAGACAATTCTTTAGAGTATGATTTAGCTCCAGAAATATGTTGCCAGGAAACAACTATTGGTGTTATTCCCGATATGGAGCCAGAAGATACTAAATTAAATAAAAGCATCACAATTGTTTGGGAGATAGAATAA